The window TCATCTGCGAAGCGCAGGTACAGTTTGTCGTTCTCGGTGAGGGCGTCTTCACCGGTGATGGCCACCAGTTTGCGCAAGTCCAGACCGTTGGAGTACGCAGCGAACAGCTGGTCCGACACGTTCTTGTGGTCTGCACGGGTTTTGCCCTTGCCGATCCCGTTGCCCATCAGACGGCTCAGGGAGGGCAGGGGGTTGATGGGGGGGTACACGCCTTTGCGGTTCAGGGTGCGGTCCACCACGATCTGGCCTTCGGTGATGTAACCGGTGAGGTCAGGGATGGGGTGGGTGATGTCATCGTCGGGCATGGACAGAATGGGGATCTGGGTCACAGAGCCCTTCTTGCCCTGAATCACACCTGCGCGCTCGTAAAGGTTGGCAAGGTCGGTGTACATGTAACCAGGGAAGCCACGGCGTCCGGGAATCTCTTCACGGGCACCACCGATTTCACGGAGGGCTTCGCAGTAGTTGGTCAGGTCAGTGAGGATCACCAGCACGTGGTAGTCATGCTCGAAAGCAAGGTACTCGGCGGCGGTGAGGGCCATGCGGGGGGTGAGCAGTCGTTCCACGGCAGGGTCGTCTGCCTTGTTCAGGAAGAGGATCGAACGGGCCAGAGCGCCGGTTCTTTCGAATTCCTGGGTGAAGAAGCTCACTTCACGCTGGGTCAGACCCATCGCTGCGAACACCACGGCGAAGTCCCCTTCGTGTCCGGGCACTTTGGCCTGACGGGCAATCTGGGCAGCCAGTTCGTTGTGGGGCAGACCGGAGCCCGAGAAGATGGGCAGCTTCTGTCCACGGATCAGGCTGGTGTTGACGTCGATGGTGGAGATGCCGGTCTGGATGAACTCCTCGGGCTTGTCACGGGCAGCGGGGTTCATGGCCTGACCGTTGATGGAGAGGCGCTGCTCGGCGACCACGGGGGGCAGTCCGTCGATGGGACGGCCCAGACCGCTGAAGCGGCGACCGATCATCTCTTTGGACACGCCCAGACGGGCCACGTCTTCCACGAGGCTGACGCTGGCGGTGGCCAGGTCCAGTCCGGAGGTTTCTTCGAAGATCTGGATCACGGCGTATTCGCTGGAAACTTCGATCACCTGTCCACCACGGATGCGGTTTTTGGCGTCTTTGATTTCCACGATGGCGCCGTAGTTCAGGTCAGACGCTGCGTTCACGAACAGCAGCGGACCTGAGATGTAGCTGACATCGGTGTACTCTTTTTTGAGCATCGGGTTCTACTCCTCTTACGCTTTCACGGCGAAGGCGGTGTCGAGTTCGTTCAGCACGGTGGTGGTGTAGTTGGCAAACTCACCCTCGGGCACGTAACGGGCACGGGACAGCTTCTCGTTCACAGGGCTGGCCAGAATCTCGTCGATGGTGGCACCTTTGCGAACGGCTTCGGAAGCTTTCTCGTAGTACTTCAGCATCATGCGCATCAGGCCGTAGTTTTTGGGCATGGAGGCGCTGGCGTCGACGGGGTCGAAACCGTTTTGTTGCAGGAAG of the Deinococcus misasensis DSM 22328 genome contains:
- a CDS encoding V-type ATP synthase subunit B gives rise to the protein MLKKEYTDVSYISGPLLFVNAASDLNYGAIVEIKDAKNRIRGGQVIEVSSEYAVIQIFEETSGLDLATASVSLVEDVARLGVSKEMIGRRFSGLGRPIDGLPPVVAEQRLSINGQAMNPAARDKPEEFIQTGISTIDVNTSLIRGQKLPIFSGSGLPHNELAAQIARQAKVPGHEGDFAVVFAAMGLTQREVSFFTQEFERTGALARSILFLNKADDPAVERLLTPRMALTAAEYLAFEHDYHVLVILTDLTNYCEALREIGGAREEIPGRRGFPGYMYTDLANLYERAGVIQGKKGSVTQIPILSMPDDDITHPIPDLTGYITEGQIVVDRTLNRKGVYPPINPLPSLSRLMGNGIGKGKTRADHKNVSDQLFAAYSNGLDLRKLVAITGEDALTENDKLYLRFADDFEEYFLNQGDQDRSIEDSLTVAWALLSKLPKSELTRIGKDSIDKYYGEKLDDMWRGGRNMGI